In a single window of the Limnochorda sp. L945t genome:
- a CDS encoding ABC transporter permease yields the protein MMRFVLRRAAQAVGVLALVLTAVFFSFRLAPGDPARLVAGLGASEEAVARVRAEMGLDRPLAAQYLSYLEGLARLDLGRSTLYGRDIAGAIAKSLPATLALAASSLLTALVLGIPAGIVSALRPGSMLDRLASTLSVALLSIPNFWLGMLLMSGFAIRLQWLPAGGSGTLATLVLPSIAVAARLVALFSRTARSALLEVLGQEYVRTAVAKGLRPATVVLKHALRNASIPIVTLLGLQVGYLLGGSVVVESLFSYQGVGFMLITAAGARDYAMVQSLTILYVATFLVVNLLVDLAYARIDPRIQYR from the coding sequence ATGATGCGTTTCGTACTGAGGCGGGCCGCCCAGGCGGTAGGAGTGCTGGCGCTGGTGCTGACGGCCGTCTTCTTCTCGTTTCGCCTGGCGCCGGGGGACCCGGCCCGCCTCGTGGCCGGCCTCGGAGCATCCGAGGAGGCTGTCGCCCGCGTGCGGGCAGAGATGGGCCTTGACCGGCCCCTGGCCGCGCAGTACCTCTCCTACCTCGAGGGGCTGGCTCGCCTCGATTTGGGGCGGTCCACCCTGTACGGTCGCGACATCGCCGGCGCCATCGCCAAGAGTCTGCCCGCGACCCTGGCGCTGGCCGCAAGCTCGCTGCTGACGGCCCTTGTCCTGGGGATCCCGGCCGGTATCGTCTCCGCGCTGCGGCCGGGCTCGATGCTGGATCGCCTTGCCTCGACGCTCAGCGTCGCCTTGTTGAGCATCCCCAACTTCTGGTTGGGGATGCTGCTGATGAGTGGGTTCGCCATCCGGCTGCAATGGCTGCCGGCAGGCGGCTCCGGCACCCTGGCCACCCTGGTCCTCCCCTCGATAGCGGTAGCTGCCCGGCTCGTCGCGCTCTTTTCCCGAACGGCCCGCTCGGCCTTGCTGGAAGTCCTCGGCCAGGAGTACGTGCGGACGGCGGTCGCAAAAGGCCTGCGCCCGGCTACGGTGGTCCTCAAGCACGCGCTCCGCAACGCCTCGATCCCGATTGTCACGCTGCTCGGCCTGCAGGTGGGCTATCTGCTGGGCGGTTCCGTCGTGGTGGAGAGCTTGTTTTCCTACCAGGGCGTTGGCTTCATGCTCATCACGGCTGCGGGTGCTCGAGACTACGCGATGGTCCAGTCCCTGACCATTCTCTACGTCGCCACCTTCCTGGTGGTCAATCTCCTGGTGGATCTGGCGTACGCCCGTATCGACCCGAGGATTCAATACCGGTGA
- a CDS encoding ABC transporter substrate-binding protein, whose protein sequence is MSSPYAWIRSTRPTRTLAWPLTLLATSVLLLFAACPALTAQARTSLVVAQEVPVVELDPLAGYINAPSPYEVGLVLFDNLVAFDEQLHVVPSLATGWSVSADGRTWTFHLRKGVKFHDGTEFDAQAVKFNLERYMDPQLNPLNRPLWDPLQAVDVVDRYTVRIVTKFPFPTLLNTLAHGSASMVSPAAVKRYGKEFERHPVGTGPFKLARFDPGSTVVVERFDEYWGPKPGVDEITFRYVPDNSARVGLLLAGQADVITAVTPQDAVRLSSTGGITVISRPTLRTVGIGFSFLHPALKDPKVRLAFNYAVDKAGIVKAIFLGQADVLDSPVAPDATGHLAVGAHPYDPQRARELLREAGWIRSGSGLVEKNGEPLSVTLITAEGAYPNDIQVVQAVANQLRAVGVDVRVLKVDKAGYWDYLKVPARDVKFDMFIWAFNPSNGDGGYTLSSLFKSNPDDQGVPLVWNIGRYRSARVDQLLAEADRTMDPQARERVLGDAQKALMEDNPYIWLYAERRITAVRGDVRGVSLLPTLFTNLRAVSR, encoded by the coding sequence TTGTCATCGCCTTACGCATGGATCCGTTCCACACGTCCCACCCGTACCCTCGCCTGGCCTCTCACCCTGCTCGCCACCAGCGTGCTCCTCCTTTTCGCGGCCTGTCCGGCGCTGACTGCGCAGGCCCGCACGAGTCTGGTCGTTGCCCAGGAGGTCCCCGTCGTCGAGCTCGACCCGCTGGCCGGATACATCAACGCGCCGTCCCCTTACGAAGTGGGGCTCGTGCTGTTCGACAACCTGGTCGCCTTTGACGAGCAGCTCCACGTCGTCCCCTCGCTGGCCACCGGCTGGAGCGTTTCTGCCGACGGGCGCACGTGGACGTTCCATCTCCGCAAGGGCGTCAAGTTCCACGACGGCACCGAGTTTGACGCACAGGCCGTCAAGTTCAACCTCGAACGGTACATGGATCCCCAGCTCAACCCCCTCAACCGGCCGTTGTGGGATCCGCTGCAGGCCGTGGACGTCGTGGATCGCTACACGGTACGGATCGTGACCAAGTTCCCGTTCCCCACCCTCCTCAACACGCTGGCCCACGGCTCGGCCTCCATGGTCAGCCCTGCTGCCGTCAAGCGGTACGGTAAGGAGTTCGAACGGCATCCAGTCGGCACCGGCCCGTTCAAGCTGGCCCGTTTCGATCCCGGGAGCACGGTCGTCGTGGAGCGCTTCGATGAGTATTGGGGACCCAAACCCGGCGTCGACGAAATCACGTTCCGGTACGTTCCCGACAACTCTGCACGGGTCGGCCTCCTGCTGGCGGGCCAGGCCGACGTGATCACGGCGGTGACCCCGCAGGATGCGGTGCGGCTCTCCTCCACCGGTGGCATCACCGTGATTTCCCGGCCCACCCTCCGGACGGTCGGCATTGGCTTCAGCTTTCTCCACCCCGCCCTCAAAGACCCGAAGGTGCGCCTTGCGTTCAACTACGCGGTCGACAAGGCCGGGATCGTGAAGGCCATCTTCCTGGGGCAGGCGGACGTGCTCGATTCTCCGGTGGCGCCCGACGCGACCGGGCATCTTGCCGTCGGAGCCCACCCTTACGATCCCCAACGGGCTCGCGAACTGCTCCGGGAGGCCGGATGGATACGGTCCGGATCGGGGCTGGTCGAAAAGAACGGCGAACCCCTGTCGGTCACCCTCATCACGGCCGAAGGGGCTTATCCTAACGACATCCAGGTCGTTCAGGCCGTCGCCAACCAGCTGCGGGCCGTCGGAGTGGACGTGCGCGTCCTCAAAGTGGACAAGGCGGGGTACTGGGACTACCTCAAGGTGCCGGCCAGGGACGTGAAGTTCGACATGTTCATCTGGGCGTTCAACCCATCCAACGGTGACGGGGGCTACACGCTATCGAGCCTGTTCAAGTCCAATCCCGACGACCAGGGCGTTCCTCTGGTGTGGAACATCGGCAGGTACCGCAGCGCCCGCGTCGACCAGCTTCTGGCCGAAGCAGACCGGACCATGGATCCCCAGGCGAGGGAACGCGTGCTCGGCGATGCGCAGAAGGCGTTGATGGAAGACAACCCGTACATCTGGCTGTACGCCGAACGCCGCATCACCGCCGTCCGCGGCGACGTCAGGGGCGTCTCGCTGCTGCCCACGCTCTTCACCAACCTGCGGGCAGTGTCGCGTTGA
- a CDS encoding MurR/RpiR family transcriptional regulator, with amino-acid sequence MEVRSVPKSLAVLEGLLPQLNAAERRVAEYLLQHASDVIGLSITELADRSQASEATVVRLSRRLGCRGYQDLKIRIAQEIVEPARRIHEDVVPGDDPASATQKVFASTIAALQATLDVMDPGAMERAADAIHRSTEVVFFGVGGAAFVAADAAQRFVKLGLLTQALSDSHAQAVKASLMRPGSVAVGISHSGSTKATVQALELARRGGATTICVTSLGRSPITRASDISLFTSARETAFRTEAMSSRVAQVTLLDALFVLVALRRYEQALANIERAREVNADKRY; translated from the coding sequence ATGGAGGTCCGCTCGGTCCCGAAGAGCCTGGCCGTCCTGGAGGGGTTGCTGCCCCAGCTCAACGCCGCGGAGCGGAGGGTCGCGGAGTACCTCCTGCAGCACGCCTCCGACGTCATCGGCCTCTCCATCACGGAGCTGGCCGACCGCAGCCAGGCGAGCGAGGCGACCGTGGTACGGCTGAGCCGCCGCCTCGGCTGTCGTGGGTACCAGGACCTGAAAATCCGGATCGCCCAGGAGATCGTGGAGCCGGCCCGCCGCATCCACGAGGACGTGGTCCCCGGCGATGACCCCGCGTCTGCCACCCAGAAGGTCTTTGCCTCCACCATCGCGGCCCTCCAGGCGACCCTCGACGTCATGGATCCGGGGGCGATGGAGCGAGCTGCGGACGCCATTCATCGCAGCACCGAGGTGGTCTTCTTCGGGGTCGGGGGCGCCGCCTTCGTCGCCGCCGATGCGGCTCAACGTTTCGTCAAGCTCGGGCTGCTCACCCAGGCCCTCAGCGACAGCCACGCGCAGGCCGTGAAGGCGTCGTTGATGCGTCCGGGCTCGGTGGCCGTCGGCATCAGCCACTCGGGCAGCACCAAGGCCACCGTCCAGGCCCTGGAGCTCGCCCGCCGCGGCGGCGCCACCACCATTTGCGTGACGAGCCTGGGCCGATCGCCCATCACCCGTGCCTCCGACATCAGCCTCTTCACGTCGGCGCGGGAGACGGCTTTCCGTACCGAGGCCATGTCGTCCCGGGTGGCCCAGGTCACGCTCCTGGACGCCCTCTTCGTGCTCGTCGCGTTGCGGCGCTACGAGCAAGCATTGGCCAACATCGAGCGGGCCAGGGAGGTGAACGCCGACAAGCGCTATTGA
- a CDS encoding Gfo/Idh/MocA family protein: MEDVVTFAIVGAGNRGADVYARYALEHPDEARVVAVADPDRARRDALGDAHGIPPEHRYPSWQEILEHPRLADAVVIATPDRFHVEPALRAIELGYDILLEKPIAPTPDGVRRVAEAERRSRERGSGASVTVAHVLRYTPFFSTIKRLLEAGRIGDLVSVQYTENVGYWHFAHSFVRGNWRNTATSSPMILAKSCHDMDMLRWLVGRPWRQISSFGSLVHFRPENAPPGAPARCTDGCPAADRCPFDAVRFYVQEMRDSNDWPVSVITRDFSPEGRLEALRTGPYGRCVYRCDNDVVDHQVVAIEFEGGVTAAFTMCGFTEENTRTLKLMGTRGEIRGHLEKGEIEVRSFVTTGAAGPVHEVMRLGGNGRHAGGDQGLMAAFIRRLRARKSGAVPEEALTSLQESLDSHFMAFAAEQSRLQGTVVTP; this comes from the coding sequence GTGGAGGATGTCGTGACGTTCGCCATCGTCGGCGCCGGAAACCGTGGGGCCGACGTTTACGCCCGCTACGCGCTCGAACACCCGGACGAGGCCAGGGTGGTGGCCGTGGCCGATCCGGATCGCGCAAGGCGGGATGCCCTGGGAGACGCCCACGGCATCCCGCCAGAGCACCGCTACCCGTCCTGGCAGGAGATCCTCGAGCACCCGCGGCTCGCCGACGCGGTGGTGATCGCCACCCCGGACCGCTTCCACGTGGAACCGGCCCTGAGGGCGATCGAGCTCGGATACGACATCCTGCTCGAAAAGCCCATCGCCCCGACGCCCGATGGGGTTCGCCGCGTGGCCGAGGCGGAACGCCGCTCCCGAGAGCGGGGCAGCGGCGCCAGCGTCACGGTCGCGCACGTGCTGCGCTACACCCCGTTCTTCTCGACGATCAAGCGGCTCCTCGAGGCCGGGCGCATCGGGGATCTCGTCTCGGTGCAGTACACGGAGAACGTCGGGTACTGGCACTTCGCGCACAGCTTCGTGCGCGGCAACTGGCGCAACACGGCCACGTCCAGCCCCATGATCCTGGCCAAGTCGTGCCACGACATGGACATGCTGCGATGGCTCGTCGGAAGGCCCTGGAGGCAGATCAGCTCCTTCGGGTCCCTGGTGCACTTCCGCCCCGAAAACGCCCCGCCGGGGGCGCCCGCCCGCTGCACGGACGGGTGCCCTGCAGCGGACCGCTGCCCCTTCGACGCGGTGCGCTTCTACGTGCAAGAGATGCGCGACTCCAACGACTGGCCGGTGTCGGTGATCACCAGGGACTTCTCTCCCGAAGGCCGCCTCGAGGCACTGCGGACCGGCCCTTACGGGCGATGCGTGTACCGGTGCGACAACGACGTCGTCGACCACCAGGTCGTGGCCATCGAGTTCGAGGGCGGCGTCACCGCGGCCTTCACGATGTGCGGCTTCACCGAAGAAAACACGCGTACCCTGAAACTGATGGGCACCCGGGGCGAGATACGGGGGCATCTCGAGAAGGGCGAGATCGAGGTGCGGAGCTTCGTGACCACCGGAGCTGCAGGCCCCGTCCACGAGGTGATGCGCCTTGGCGGCAACGGCCGGCACGCCGGCGGTGACCAGGGCCTCATGGCGGCCTTCATCCGGCGGCTGCGGGCCCGCAAGAGCGGGGCGGTGCCTGAAGAGGCCCTGACGTCGCTGCAGGAGTCCCTCGACAGCCACTTCATGGCTTTTGCCGCCGAGCAATCCCGTCTCCAGGGCACGGTCGTGACCCCCTGA
- a CDS encoding carbohydrate ABC transporter permease, translating to MRSRALDLIGKHVALIVILGAMLLPVVVMLGTSLKSMDQLFTWPPRLFPSNPQWQNYAEVWGGRYQYSRAFTNSVIIAVFTSLLSVLLGAPAAYGANRFKFRGSSAFMFGVLATQMISPVVFIVPLYKAMRAYHLLNTLTSVIIASTAFAVPMVIWLLHGYFSSIPKELEEAAMVDGCSRARAMVQVILPLAAPGLAAAAIYAFIMGWNQLMFPLAFLTRSELRPIPLALYDFSGYNIVFWHHLMAASMIAVVPAAIAFALVQRYLVSGLTAGAVKS from the coding sequence ATGAGATCCCGGGCGCTGGACCTGATCGGCAAGCACGTCGCGCTCATCGTCATCCTCGGTGCCATGCTGCTCCCGGTCGTCGTGATGTTGGGCACGAGCCTCAAGAGCATGGACCAGCTGTTCACGTGGCCCCCTCGTCTGTTCCCGAGTAACCCCCAGTGGCAAAACTACGCCGAGGTGTGGGGCGGCCGGTACCAGTACTCGCGGGCCTTCACCAACAGCGTCATCATCGCCGTCTTCACGAGCCTGCTCTCGGTCCTCCTGGGAGCGCCTGCGGCGTACGGGGCCAACCGGTTCAAGTTTCGCGGGAGCTCGGCCTTCATGTTCGGGGTGCTCGCCACCCAGATGATCTCGCCCGTGGTCTTCATCGTGCCGCTCTACAAGGCCATGCGGGCCTATCACCTGCTCAACACGCTGACCTCCGTCATCATCGCGAGCACCGCCTTCGCCGTCCCCATGGTCATCTGGTTGCTGCACGGCTATTTCTCCTCGATCCCGAAGGAGCTCGAAGAGGCCGCCATGGTCGACGGCTGCAGCCGCGCCCGGGCGATGGTCCAGGTCATCCTGCCCCTCGCCGCCCCGGGGCTCGCGGCGGCGGCGATCTACGCCTTCATCATGGGGTGGAACCAGCTCATGTTTCCCCTGGCGTTCCTCACCCGGAGCGAACTGCGCCCCATCCCGCTGGCGCTGTACGACTTCTCGGGGTACAACATCGTCTTCTGGCACCACCTGATGGCAGCCTCGATGATCGCCGTCGTCCCGGCTGCCATCGCGTTTGCCCTGGTGCAGCGCTACCTGGTCTCCGGGCTGACCGCAGGGGCTGTGAAATCGTAA
- a CDS encoding carbohydrate ABC transporter permease, translated as MAPALVFLAAVVIYPLATTLWGSFFSESLVRPLDGARFVGMANYVQVLSDRAFWLSLWRTILWTVGSVAGKTIIGLVLALLLVHPFRGNAIYRVLLLVPWATPQVVGAVAWKWLYDSQHGYLNYLLLMAGAIHDRIIFLGSPAAALVSLMVVDIWFGVPFMAVVLLAGLQSIPSDIYDAAAVDGATGWRQFRHVTLPLLAPVLGVATNLSVVWTFNSFNIIQTMTKGGPVGATEILVIRTYKEAFATYNVGTASTYSSLIFLILMAFSIWYWRLLRRGGSAA; from the coding sequence GTGGCTCCGGCGTTGGTCTTCCTGGCCGCGGTGGTCATCTATCCCCTGGCCACGACCTTGTGGGGCTCCTTCTTTTCCGAGTCACTGGTGCGGCCTCTGGACGGCGCGCGCTTCGTCGGGATGGCCAACTACGTGCAGGTTCTGTCGGATCGGGCCTTCTGGCTGTCGCTATGGCGCACCATTCTGTGGACCGTCGGCTCGGTCGCAGGCAAGACCATCATCGGGCTCGTACTGGCGCTCTTGCTCGTGCATCCATTTCGGGGCAACGCCATCTACCGGGTCCTGTTGCTCGTACCCTGGGCCACCCCTCAGGTCGTGGGGGCCGTCGCGTGGAAGTGGCTGTACGACAGCCAGCATGGCTATCTCAACTACCTGCTGCTGATGGCAGGCGCCATCCACGACCGCATCATCTTCCTGGGTTCACCTGCCGCTGCCCTCGTCTCGTTGATGGTCGTCGACATCTGGTTCGGGGTACCGTTCATGGCGGTGGTGCTCCTGGCGGGGCTCCAGTCCATTCCGTCCGACATCTATGACGCGGCGGCGGTCGACGGCGCGACCGGGTGGCGGCAGTTCCGCCACGTGACGCTGCCGCTGCTCGCGCCCGTCCTGGGCGTCGCCACCAATCTATCGGTGGTCTGGACGTTCAACTCCTTCAACATCATCCAGACGATGACCAAGGGAGGGCCCGTGGGAGCCACGGAAATCCTGGTGATCCGCACGTACAAGGAAGCGTTCGCCACGTACAACGTCGGGACGGCGTCGACGTACTCGTCGCTGATCTTCCTGATCCTCATGGCCTTCAGCATATGGTACTGGCGGCTGCTGCGGCGAGGGGGGAGCGCGGCATGA
- a CDS encoding ABC transporter substrate-binding protein translates to MRGTWLRSAWVMALSVLIVASLATVAAAEVTTIRWLYPGGEQPVSQQTWKSQIERFAKVHPEIKVEVIDVPWDLAHDRIVNMVMAGDGPDLIQMGSRWIPEFAEMGALMPLDQYFGKEKMSLYYPGLVKTVTYKGKLYALPRAYSTQALIYRTDLIKNPPKTWDEVVTISKKIQSEHPGMYGLGIGGANHVSTLSQYFTILYTYGGRVFDEQGRLQLDSPEAVAALKRYVDFYRKDKIVPNPLEYNREQLPELFSAGRIAMFVSGPWGGRALGLPPDNDRIPYASAPVPAGPAGTATELVSDSTGIWAGTRNLKAALTFLDFITSPEEQVQRDLIGGLVPQGPTMATRPEFTKNPFFKTFIDMAPHGVPQPQPALWEPFQEVIVNMVQSATLGMVTPEQAVKQAVQELRAKGLVPAEKK, encoded by the coding sequence ATGCGAGGCACCTGGCTACGTTCGGCGTGGGTCATGGCCCTTTCGGTGTTGATCGTCGCAAGCTTGGCCACCGTGGCGGCGGCCGAGGTCACCACCATCCGCTGGCTGTACCCCGGGGGCGAGCAACCCGTCTCCCAGCAAACCTGGAAGAGCCAGATCGAGCGCTTTGCCAAGGTCCATCCGGAGATCAAGGTCGAGGTCATCGACGTGCCCTGGGATCTGGCCCACGACCGCATCGTCAACATGGTGATGGCCGGGGATGGCCCCGACCTCATCCAGATGGGCTCCCGCTGGATTCCCGAGTTCGCCGAGATGGGCGCCCTGATGCCCCTCGACCAGTACTTCGGCAAAGAAAAGATGAGCCTCTACTACCCGGGGCTGGTCAAGACGGTGACTTACAAGGGCAAGCTCTACGCCCTGCCCCGCGCCTACAGTACCCAGGCGCTGATCTACCGTACCGACCTGATCAAGAATCCGCCCAAGACCTGGGATGAGGTCGTGACGATCTCGAAGAAAATCCAGAGCGAGCACCCGGGCATGTACGGGTTGGGCATCGGCGGGGCCAACCACGTCAGCACCCTCTCCCAGTACTTCACCATCCTGTACACGTACGGCGGCCGCGTCTTCGACGAGCAAGGCCGGCTCCAGCTGGACAGCCCCGAGGCCGTGGCCGCGTTGAAGCGCTACGTGGATTTCTACCGCAAGGACAAGATCGTCCCCAACCCGCTGGAGTACAACCGGGAGCAACTGCCGGAGCTGTTCTCGGCCGGCCGGATCGCCATGTTCGTGAGCGGGCCCTGGGGCGGGCGCGCCCTCGGGCTGCCTCCGGACAACGACCGGATCCCGTACGCTTCGGCCCCTGTACCGGCGGGGCCTGCCGGCACCGCGACCGAGCTGGTCTCCGACAGCACGGGCATCTGGGCCGGTACCCGCAACCTGAAGGCAGCCCTCACCTTCCTCGACTTCATCACCTCCCCTGAGGAACAGGTGCAAAGGGACCTCATCGGCGGGCTGGTGCCGCAGGGACCGACCATGGCCACGCGGCCCGAGTTCACCAAGAACCCGTTCTTCAAGACCTTCATCGACATGGCACCGCACGGAGTCCCGCAGCCGCAGCCGGCGTTGTGGGAGCCGTTCCAGGAGGTCATCGTCAACATGGTGCAGTCGGCCACCCTTGGCATGGTGACGCCGGAGCAAGCCGTGAAACAGGCCGTTCAGGAGCTCCGGGCCAAGGGCCTGGTGCCGGCGGAGAAGAAGTAG
- a CDS encoding ROK family transcriptional regulator, with amino-acid sequence MQAGEASLARRLPVAMAEPRAREVLALLHRRGRLTRAEIARLTGQSQAAVSLLVRTLIEAGLVQESLAAPRGLGRPAHHLGIAPGAWSVLSFEVVAGLLRLAVVAGDGSVLNATEQPLPTGTLGLHALIQRMLRMAAEADRGSAGPLLAASVSVSGVVHRGVVVLSAGLGLRQAPVAEPLSEELGVPVWLVNDMDARALAEHRYGVGRGVDHLVLVAVEPSGIGAGIVQQGRPFAGARGSAGELGHVTVERHGLACPCGKRGCLEVYGSENAIVSRSAHLLRLQRRRRPFVESPTEGFHYVRRQVEELWALAAADAGIRRIFEDAMDYLGTAVANLVTLFDPELVIVAGHLMKLLGPWGMTLLTQRVREGAFDPGAEHRKIVEAALGEDSGMRGAAYLAVDRMLAGD; translated from the coding sequence ATGCAGGCCGGTGAAGCCTCCCTGGCCCGGCGCCTGCCTGTGGCCATGGCCGAGCCGAGAGCTCGGGAGGTGCTGGCCCTCCTTCACCGCCGCGGCCGGCTCACCCGTGCGGAGATCGCCCGCCTCACCGGGCAATCGCAGGCTGCGGTCTCCCTGCTGGTGCGCACGTTGATCGAGGCCGGGCTGGTGCAGGAGTCCCTTGCCGCTCCACGAGGGCTGGGGCGGCCCGCTCACCATCTGGGCATCGCCCCGGGCGCCTGGAGCGTGCTCAGCTTCGAGGTGGTGGCCGGCCTGTTGCGCCTGGCGGTGGTGGCCGGGGACGGCAGCGTCCTCAACGCGACCGAACAGCCGCTGCCCACGGGCACGCTCGGCCTGCATGCCCTCATCCAGCGCATGTTGCGGATGGCGGCCGAGGCCGATCGGGGCTCCGCCGGGCCTCTTCTCGCCGCCTCCGTCTCCGTGAGCGGGGTGGTGCATCGTGGAGTCGTGGTGCTCTCGGCCGGGCTGGGGCTGCGCCAGGCCCCCGTCGCCGAGCCGCTCTCCGAGGAGCTGGGGGTGCCGGTCTGGCTGGTCAACGACATGGACGCCCGTGCCCTGGCGGAGCACCGCTATGGCGTGGGGCGAGGCGTGGACCACCTGGTATTGGTGGCCGTCGAGCCTTCCGGGATCGGTGCGGGCATCGTCCAGCAGGGCAGGCCGTTCGCCGGAGCCAGGGGAAGCGCCGGGGAGCTCGGGCACGTCACGGTCGAGCGCCACGGGCTCGCCTGTCCCTGCGGTAAACGCGGCTGCCTGGAGGTTTACGGCAGTGAAAACGCCATCGTCTCACGCAGCGCGCACCTGCTGCGGCTGCAGCGAAGGCGCAGGCCGTTCGTGGAAAGCCCTACCGAAGGGTTCCACTACGTGCGCCGCCAGGTGGAGGAGCTGTGGGCCCTGGCTGCCGCGGACGCGGGGATCCGGCGGATCTTCGAGGACGCGATGGACTACCTCGGGACGGCCGTGGCCAACCTGGTGACCCTCTTCGACCCCGAGCTGGTGATAGTGGCCGGGCATCTGATGAAGCTCTTGGGGCCATGGGGGATGACGCTCCTAACCCAACGGGTGAGGGAGGGGGCGTTCGACCCCGGGGCCGAGCACCGCAAGATCGTCGAGGCGGCCCTCGGTGAGGACAGCGGAATGCGGGGAGCGGCCTACCTGGCCGTGGATCGCATGCTGGCCGGCGATTGA
- a CDS encoding aldo/keto reductase, which yields MLTAAEQDGGMVVQESHVMGATGVRVPPIGQGTYRMGEGDARRDRQEIEALRLGIELGMTLIDTAEMYAGGRAEQLVGEAIRDVRGRVFLVTKVWPTNASYEGTLQAARRSLARLRVDRIDLYLQHWPSEFPVRETMRAMATLVRDGLVRFVGVSNFDARQVQEAQEALGDIPLVADQVLYHLRQRGIEAELLPYCEAHRVTVMAYAPLGRMGEFPGPDTPGGRLLAEIGRKYGKTPVQVALNWLVARPSVIAIPKAARVEHVRENAGALGWRLSEEDWKAIDEAFPAPPEPGSLPHLAPSRKR from the coding sequence TTGCTGACCGCAGCGGAGCAGGACGGGGGGATGGTCGTGCAGGAAAGCCATGTCATGGGTGCCACGGGGGTTCGCGTCCCCCCGATCGGCCAGGGGACGTACCGCATGGGGGAGGGCGACGCCCGGCGGGACCGCCAGGAAATCGAGGCGCTGCGCCTTGGCATCGAGCTCGGCATGACCCTCATCGACACGGCGGAGATGTACGCGGGCGGCCGGGCCGAGCAACTGGTCGGAGAGGCCATCCGGGACGTGCGAGGCCGGGTCTTCCTGGTGACGAAGGTGTGGCCCACCAACGCTTCGTACGAAGGGACCCTACAAGCCGCCCGGAGAAGCCTGGCGAGGCTGCGCGTCGACCGGATCGATCTTTACCTGCAGCACTGGCCCAGCGAGTTCCCCGTCCGGGAGACCATGCGGGCCATGGCCACCCTGGTACGGGACGGGCTCGTCCGGTTCGTGGGGGTGAGCAACTTCGACGCCCGCCAGGTGCAGGAGGCCCAGGAGGCGCTGGGCGACATCCCCCTGGTCGCCGATCAGGTACTCTACCACCTGCGCCAGCGCGGCATCGAGGCGGAGCTCTTGCCGTACTGCGAGGCGCATCGGGTGACGGTGATGGCGTACGCGCCCCTGGGGCGGATGGGCGAGTTCCCGGGGCCGGACACTCCCGGAGGGCGCCTGCTGGCCGAGATCGGGCGCAAGTACGGTAAGACCCCCGTGCAGGTTGCCCTCAACTGGCTGGTCGCCCGTCCGAGCGTCATCGCCATCCCCAAGGCCGCCCGAGTCGAGCACGTGCGAGAAAACGCGGGAGCCCTGGGCTGGCGCCTCAGTGAGGAAGACTGGAAGGCCATCGACGAGGCCTTCCCCGCACCGCCGGAGCCGGGCTCCCTGCCGCACCTGGCGCCGTCGCGCAAACGCTGA